In one Sander lucioperca isolate FBNREF2018 chromosome 7, SLUC_FBN_1.2, whole genome shotgun sequence genomic region, the following are encoded:
- the zfpm1 gene encoding zinc finger protein ZFPM1 isoform X2 yields MMMMQDQRTRRARSSAQIAREPRTQDSRGGPNDEDEDGEEQGPTHSGGEEVEEGEEEEEVLQWSGPDDLEFREEGGDSRVVAGRDLHPDTMWGPYPGILQSEGSSDDQETESSRLTLVCEDLDCWIGLLPLTSDVSAANCTIYSQGEELFCKVTRELGAGERLLASLLPPPGSSSSPHLSPPLSLVTQKQAGVKEESLYPPALRSEIQLLPQQAGMAAILATAVVNKDIFPCKDCGIWYRSERNLQAHLMYYCASRQKQPATASSPPQDKPKESYPNERICPFPQCNKSCPSASSLEIHMRTHSGERPFVCLICLSAFTTKANCERHLKVHTDTLNGVCHGCGFVSTTRDILYSHLVTSHMVCQPGSHSEVYSPGPGLPKLPLSTGLSPGDSGVVLKCQVCGHNSDSPAQLQQHVRTHLEVRVPAERSPTPRQSTPSSVDHPQLQLSPQEREPLACVPLPDSSSPGANGGSATPRDCSPPDAPNTDLKIKEEPHSDSETEEEQMEFKEDGEEEELGGEEGDQEAKRKTKEEQIATSSCQTLTSPKSPATATVKAEPTSPTPGSSPAHLGGTGSVLPGGAMFLPQYMFNPEAAILPQASEILAKMSEMVHSRLKQGQAVPQNNPAAFFPSGPTAPTAAATPPHKGATCFECDITFNNINNFYAHKRLYCSSRHHGEGATSASGPGSTRDAAPATMPSSGAHGSSASPQGGAASRAASASPTDSEPLARSGVTESRRMVEVKTENPVVREGISSSSEGEGGGGSVGGGGGGGRASEGSQSPASGSAEDQEDDPNRTFCVACNIRFSRHENYTVHKRFYCASRHDPSNHRAVHMAKATTTAAFLPQPIRTRKRKKMYEIHMARTEALANAAAAAAAAATAAASAPSPSVLGLAVKQEVSPSGAGSSSSEGDGPIDLSKRPRLREVSRHSSSSSSILPALPLTDYHKCTACSISFNSIENYLAHKTYYCPATTLQPHTLEQLHRLKRSASTSPKSKPQQERPELLHPIEAKALPAEWVAQAQGTSSSPHPSALPASDATSCPNTTPTLAATPGTGAKGVGGGSSQVVCPYCPNRLITCDLMEHFKTTHGLVVTIQPPQPGIAVSRSPSLSPRDGPAATTSTTPTSQPRLVSRVHRDRINGQARSGTTSPVSPPLNGSPSGGVGSPSACSPLPVSPPRAPSLTLSPVPEVLKETVGSSHLPDKAVTTIASTPQPAPIPSPKTTVISPVLNGNSRFCRLCNIKFSSLSTFIAHKKYYCSSHSAEHVK; encoded by the exons agCTCTAGGTTGACTCTGGTATGTGAAGATCTAGACTGTTGGATTGGTCTGctccctctgacctctgacGTCTCAGCTGCCAACTGTACCATCTACAGCCAAG gtgaGGAGTTGTTCTGTAAGGTGACCAGAGAACTTGGGGCTGGTGAAAGGCTCCTGGCTTCCCTGTTGCCTCCTCCAggatcctcctcctccccccatctctctcctccactcAGCCTCGTCACCCAGAAACAAGCTGGGGTAAAGGAGGAGTCACTGTACCCGCCGGCGCTGCGCTCAGAAATCCAGCTCCTCCCACAGCAAGCTGGCATGGCCGCCATCTTGGCTACGGCCGTTGTCAATA AGGACATTTTCCCATGCAAGGACTGTGGAATATGGTACCGCAGTGAGAGGAACCTGCAGGCCCACCTTATGTACTACTGCGCTAGCCGTCAGAAGCAGCCAGCCACAGCCTCGTCCCCGCCACAAGACAAACCCAAGGAGTCTTATCCCAATGAACGCATCTGCCCCTTTCCACAGTGCAACAAGAGCTGCCCCAGTGCCAGCTCACTAGAGATCCACATGCGCACCCACAGTG GTGAGCGTCCATTTGTCTGTCTCATCTGTCTATCAGCCTTTACCACAAAAGCAAACTGTGAGCGCCACCTTAAGGTCCACACGGACACACTGAACGGGGTGTGTCATGGCTGTGGCTTTGTCTCCACCACAAGGGACATCCTCTACAGCCATCTGGTCACCAGCCACATGGTTTGCCAGCCTGGATCTCACAGTGAGGTCTACTCCCCTGGGCCAGGACTTCCAAAGCTGCCCCTTTCCACTG GTCTCAGTCCAGGAGACTCAGGTGTGGTGCTGAAGTGTCAAGTGTGTGGTCACAACTCTGACTCCCCTGCCCAGCTTCAGCAGCATGTGCGAACTCACCTAGAGGTTAGGGTCCCAGCCGAAAGGAGTCCCACCCCTCGCCAAAGTACGCCATCATCAGTTGACCACCCCCAGCTCCAGCTGTCTCCCCAGGAAAGGGAGCCCCTAGCCTGTGTCCCTTTGCCAGACTCATCCAGCCCTGGCGCAAACGGCGGCTCTGCCACGCCTCGAGACTGCAGTCCTCCTGATGCTCCAAACACTGACCTAAAGATCAAAGAAGAGCCTCATTCAGATTCAGAGACAGAAGAGGAGCAAATGGAGTTTAAGGAGGATGGGGAGGAAGAGGAACTtggtggagaggagggagaTCAAGAAGCAAAAAGGAAGACAAAGGAGGAGCAAATTGCCACATCCTCCTGCCAGACATTAACCTCTCCGAAGAGTCCAGCCACCGCAACCGTGAAGGCAGAACCAACTAGTCCCACCCCTGGTTCTAGCCCTGCACATTTGGGAGGTACAGGGTCAGTTCTTCCTGGAGGAGCAATGTTCTTGCCTCAGTACATGTTTAATCCTGAGGCAGCCATTTTGCCTCAAGCCTCGGAGATACTGGCTAAAATGTCAGAGATGGTCCACAGCCGTCTGAAACAGGGCCAGGCAGTTCCTCAGAACAACCCAGCGGCCTTCTTCCCATCTGGACCGACTGCACCTACAGCCGCAGCCACTCCCCCTCATAAAGGAGCCACCTGCTTTGAGTGTGACATCACCTTCAACAACATTAACAACTTCTATGCACATAAGAGGCTGTACTGCTCCAGTAGGCACCATGGAGAAGGTGCAACCTCAGCTTCAGGCCCTGGATCGACAAGGGATGCAGCCCCAGCCACGATGCCTTCCAGTGGGGCACATGGCTCGTCCGCATCTCCTCAGGGTGGAGCAGCAAGTAGAGCAGCCTCTGCTTCTCCTACTGACTCTGAACCCCTTGCAAGAAGTGGAGTAACAGAATCCAGGAGGATGGTGGAGGTGAAGACAGAAAACCCGGTGGTGAGAGAGGGAATATCATCCTCTTCTGAAGGGGAAGGTGGAGGTGGAAGtgtgggaggaggaggtggaggaggaagagcaaGTGAAGGCAGCCAAAGTCCTGCTAGTGGTTCTGCAGAGGACCAAGAAGACGATCCCAATAGAACCTTCTGCGTGGCCTGCAACATTCGCTTCAGTCGTCATGAAAACTacactgttcacaaacgctTCTACTGCGCGTCACGCCATGACCCATCCAACCACCGAGCCGTACATATGGCCAAGGCAACCACCACAGCAGCCTTCCTTCCCCAGCCCATCCGCACACGCAAGAGGAAGAAGATGTACGAGATTCACATGGCCAGAACTGAAGCCTTAGCCaatgccgctgctgctgctgccgctgcagCCACTGCTGCTGCGTCTGCGCCATCCCCTTCTGTTCTGGGCTTGGCAGTGAAGCAAGAAGTTTCTCCCAGCGGGGCAGGCAGCTCCAGCTCTGAAGGAGATGGCCCGATTGACCTCAGCAAGAGGCCCCGTCTGAGAGAGGTTTCAAGGCacagcagtagcagtagcagtattCTCCCTGCCCTGCCTCTTACTGACTACCACAAGTGCACCGCCTGCAGTATCAGCTTCAACAGCATTGAGAACTACCTGGCTCATAAAACCTACTATTGCCCTGCCACCACCCTCCAGCCCCACACCTTGGAGCAGCTTCACAGGCTCAAGAGATCGGCCTCCACCTCTCCCAAAAGCAAGCCTCAGCAGGAGCGTCCGGAACTTTTGCACCCTATAGAGGCTAAAGCTCTACCCGCTGAGTGGGTTGCTCAGGCTCAAGGCACATCATCCAGTCCTCACCCCTCTGCCTTACCAGCCTCCGATGCCACATCTTGTCCCAATACGACCCCCACACTTGCAGCCACCCCAGGAACTGGAGCCAAAGGCGTAGGCGGTGGttcctctcaggtggtctgccCATACTGCCCAAACAGGCtcatcacctgtgacctgatgGAGCACTTCAAAACTACCCACGGTCTGGTTGTAACCATTCAGCCACCCCAGCCAGGCATTGCAGTCAGTCGCAGCCCCAGCCTTAGTCCCAGGGATGGACCTGCTGCAACCAcctccaccaccccgaccagccAGCCCAGACTGGTCTCTCGTGTTCACAGAGACCGCATCAACGGGCAGGCAAGGAGCGGTACAACTTCTCCTGTCTCCCCACCGCTCAACGGCAGCCCTTCCGGTGGGGTTGGATCACCTTCGGCCTGTTCACCTCTGCCGGTGTCTCCCCCAAGGGCTCCCTCTCTGACTTTATCACCTGTGCCTGAGGTCCTGAAGGAGACGGTGGGTTCATCCCATCTTCCAGACAAGGCTGTCACAACCATAGCCTCCACACCCCAGCCTGCCCCCATCCCCAGCCCTAAAACCACAGTAATCTCCCCTGTTCTGAACGGTAACTCCCGCTTCTGTCGGCTCTGCAACATCAAGTTCAGCAGCCTCTCCACGTTCATAGCTCATAAGAAATATTACTGCTCCTCCCACAGTGCCGAACATGTCAAGTGA